The genomic DNA TGAGTCCCGACGGTAAAATAAACAGTTGGCCCAGTGAAGAGACAGAACACACGCTGCTTTCGTTTTCCACACCTTGGTCAGGCAATTGGCTAATGTTACCTTCTTAACCGGAAAACACATTTCAAGCCTTTGATTAGGTAATGGTCAGATCAGATCAAGCAGGATTAGCGTAGCTCATTTGCCACTGGCAGCATCTGCGGCCAGGGGGTGAACATTTAACAGGGGACAGCGAAACACTTTGATGTTATGCCGGGTTCATGGGGAAAGAGAAAACACGGCCTGCGCCGGGTAATCTAAACCCTTTTCCCTCCTGCTTTACTTTTGGAAAGACATTGTGCAGCGATCAATCACACTTGAGGCTATACGGTTTATGCAACGCTTTTCTTCTCCGCTCCACTGTTCACTGTTCGATCGAGACATGTTCGGTGTAACTGGTAAGGAGTTTTAATGGCGCATTGGGTTAGTGTAACAAACAGCAGAAGACAGCAACAGTCAGTGGCACGGAAGTGTCGCACCTTTCGCCTCGGCACATAGACACACAAGATGTTAGGTAATAGCTGGCTTAGTACCAGGTAGCATAGACAGCAGACGGGGAGGATCTCTATCCTTGATTGCAGTATTATATGCATCAACAGTGGAAGATGAATTGGATATTGTGGCGGTAGAGAGCAGCTGATGTTTCGCCCATGAATGTCATCATTCGTCTTCTGGATGGTTGCTTTGTTCATAACCAGCTGGCGAAGGCTTTGGGTTCCcactgatgctgatgctggcgTATGAAATATGCAAATAGTTCAACTTGTTGTTTAGTTTGAGCTCTATTTGTAATTAGTCTAGAACGTCACAAGAGTTGGAAGGTCCGAATGGAGGTCGTTTTTGTTAGAAGTGTTTCATTAAAGTGGGtcacatttaaattttattctcaTACATTTGAAATGTTTCCTTCTCATTAGCTTTGCTAGATTTGTTTTCTCAAGTTGGAACGAAATGCAACATTAATCTATGCTACTATTGTTGACCAAACATCTCAGTGAGGTAAATATGTCTCACGATCTCAGCGGAAGTTCAACGTCTCTGTGGTGCCATTTGCCAACTCTCGCCGTCGTCTTAAACCTGGGATTTGCTGATGTCACAATCATCGGTAAGCGAATCGTTTGAAACGCTCGTTATGTCGCTGCACTCCTGCTTTGTATGCAGCGgtggtgaagaagaaaaaaaatggtatgTTTTTAAAACCTGCTCGTCACCAGCTATTTATGTGCGTCTGTTTGATGCGCCGCGCCGAGGAGAatgttttatcttcttttacGGCGACTAAGCTTTACATTTATTCCGCGATGTTGCATAAAAAGCTACGCCGGTGCGTCGCCCTATGTGAGAAGAATTCGCTTGATGGTGTATAAATTGTCACCCGACCATCGTCGTCGATTGTGTTTCGGATGTTGCTGCAACATTCAGCCCACCAGTAAGCATTTTCAGATATCAGATGCATGATGATACGGGGGCGTGCATCTCTCAACTATAGACGGTGATGTTCGATGTGAAACAGTCTCATTTGTCTGGTTGATGCCCTGTGAATAGGGataggaaagcaaaaaaaacaacaacaagggATTAAATTTCAGTTCCGGTCCACGGTGTCGAAATCTATTTCCGCATGTTTCTATTGAAGTGGATGTGCGAACGAATGATCTGTGCGGACGATCGACGATATCGTAAGTTTTGCTGCAGGAAGAATTTCATATCATACAGTGTATATTATCAAACCTATAAGagtcaagaaagaagagctCCATAACCATCAATGTAATGGGCATCATTGTATTGTAGTATCTCTGGTGTTATGCTGTGCCATTTCCGCTGCATAATCATGCCCGCTTAACCGGGTCCCGTAGAGTGTTTGATGATGATTTCCATCCTCTTGGCGCTCGGCGAGTACCAAAGAAAAGAGTCGTGTTTATATTATTTGATGGAATAATCGACTCTTGTGCTTGATTTTGATGACTGTCGACCTTGAGTGTCTGTTGCAGTTAACTACTCTTTGGAACAGTTTTTATACTGATTTCATGCCAATAATTTCGCCTGGTGCATTCTGTAGGCCTCTGTCTGCTACTAGCATCCACAACTTAGTGAACGCTGTGTTTCCCTGTAGAGCATCTGCTAGCGTACCAGCACACAATCTCATGTATTACAGACACAGACCGCCGCCTACAGTTTCCGGTGCATTCATAAGACCAGTTTATAATCACACCAGAGCGCGAGCGCGAACGCGGGGGCACCGCGCAGTAATAACAATTCGCATGGTATAGGCGATAGTTGGTAGCGTtggtggtagcagcagcagccgtacCGTGTTGGTCATATGTCTTCTATCTTTACATCTCCTGCATGCCAAGCATAGCACGACTGTTTactttgcttttgctgctttcgagcaggaaattttcctttcgtttatcGCGCTCGAACCGTTCGCTCTTCCAGTGATGGATGTGTTGTTGGAaggaacgacgacgacgacgctcgCTTGCTCGAACCGTTTGTTCGTGCGTTTGGTTGGGATGGTGCTGTTCGTGCAAATATATTGAAGGAGGTTGTTGCTGCATGCACCAGGGCAATTGCATCGTGTGCCGTGCACCATTTGCATAACAAACTTTTGCGTAAGCTCCAATTCAATTGACCTCaaggaaagaagaaacaacAGCACACCGGTAAGAAGTGGGCTGGGTGTACTGTAGGCCAAGCATTAAAAAGTGTCGATAATTTGTTGATCGAGTGTTTTGCATAAAAGTATAAAACGGTATAATTCTCGCTAGGGAGCGAAGGGCGCTAGGTAATCGCTCTTTGTGTGACTTTCTTTCCCACAAGCTTTCTCTTTGATGAACTACGTGTAAGTTTTCGGAAGAGTGTAATGATCGTAGGGAATTAGATAGACTTATCATGGTAATCTGGTTTAATCACGTGCAGGGCACTATCACCACCGGGGCTTGCGTTAACCACTTGATACATGGAGAATGATACATACCAGTGGAAGGAAGAATTAAGgggaaaaattgaaatgaatctAAAATTTATTAACACAAGGTTATCGTGACACCATCGGTTGATAATTCGATCCATGAACATCAAATCTAAACACACTTAATATCCGTCGTCTCTTCTTCCAATTAGTGGTCGACTCCGGTACCACTATGCTGCGGCGTGAAACActgttttaataaatttgaCTTTGATCAATGACTCGTCGAATCGTGATTTAATCAACGTACAAGGTTCCCTGTATAGACAGCCAAAACTGAATAGTACCATTTAAAAGACGGACtttctttattaaaaaaaggtttcttTCTCAAGGGCCGATGACCACTCGAAGCAAAATCGGAGAGCGAGAATTGCACACGTTGTTGATGGACGGCGTGGGCAACCTTCCACTcgcaaccagccagccacatTTAATTTTCTTGCAAATACTAGTTGCTTCAGTTTTTCTTTGAAGTGTCGTCGTCAAAGTGTGGAGCTGTTGACTGTTTGGCGTTAGAtttcaacagaaaaaaagcatccaGAAATGGCGATAGAAGTATCTTTCGACACGTGCCGTCAAgctatttgttttaattgaagTGATGTATGGAGACCCTGTTGCTGTTTATGCCTCAATGTTCGAAAGAATGTAAAGTCGTgcctgtatttttttttatcatcgtTTTGTTGATGGAGATTCGACTCGAACGGTATTTCTTGTAGAACGTCACACCGACAGCAAGCGTGTCAGGGCGAACTATCGCTTCTCTATTCGACAGTCGTCGTTATGCCTTCGTCAACTTGAATTCAGATTGACAAGAGCTATTGGTTCCGGGCATTATGTATGGTTAGATCGGGGATCGCCTTAAACTTTGGAATACTTCttttgaagaaaagaaacgagAGCAACGTTATTGAGCTCGTCCAGACATCGTCCAGCAGTATATTGCGGCTCGCCTGCCCCTGCATGATGTAATGCAATGATCAAAATAATGGTCGCAGTGAGGTACCGTCGAGGGCAGCGCAGCGCTAAGCATATAGCCGTGGGGTCATTGTTTCTCGATCTAGTTTCTATCCAGTTCGAACGGGAAGAAATTGCGTGAATGGATTTAAGGTTTAGCTGAAAATGCAGGCCCAAACCATGACGAAAAGCAGAAGGAACGAACGGCCCTAGCAACGAACGTACGATCAAAACGAGATTTATTATTCATGAAACTCCGTTCCGTCCGTTCGAATGAACGGGGCTTCGTGCTGGGTGCATGATGCTACCGAAGGGTGGAAACGATGGAGGGTGGGACCTTCACTGCATGTACCACAACCATTCGTAACATGGATTCATACGGAATCGGACGAATGCAATGGTTTGTTTAACGGAAATTGAACAACTGTACTTGAACGTGTGTGCtagcaaaacagcaaaacggGTCGCCGTctgtacagcagcagcaccaaagAGCGTCGTCGATGGACAGTGGGCAAGAGATGGATGCCGGCATCTAATATTAGGCATCAAAGCAGATGCAACATGCTTGATGAATGCTACAATTAAGTAGGCATCAAGTGAAAGCGTTTGAACCTAATGTCAATGGAGTTGGCGGTCGGCGAAAGTAAATCTTTTAATGATCGTTCGATAATCTCTTGATGAATGATGATCAACTAATTACTACGGTTGAATTATGGTTGAGGAACTCATCTTGACTGCAGTAAAACCAATGTGTTTGTTGTCAATGCGATATTGAATGTcggttatgaaaaatttttGAAGCATGTAGATCAGACCCAATTCATATTAAATTAAAGTACTTGATTgtcaggtttttgttttgatttctgCGGGTCTGCAAGTCGCTAAGACGGTAGTGCTTCAACGAAAGCATAATGATAATGCATGATGTCAAGCGATTTTCGCCTTCTAATGTCCTCATTAAAATTCCATGGAACACAGCTTTTAAGGTCAGGATTAATACTTAAAGggtaataaaatagaaatttcTCAAAATTCTCATTGCTATACAAATTGTAAAGAAAGATGGAGCATCAGAAAGATACCATCATATCCGGTTGTGCCCGGGATCAGGGACTGTTGGTGGTACCGTCGTTAGTCGCTTGCCGTGCGTGTAGTAACaactcccaccaccaccaacaacagcagaagCAGACAGAAGCATAAACGCCAACCGTTGTTATCCAATAGTGTAGCACAATGCGGGTTGCTTTTCTGCCTGACTGTAGCCAATTCCACGGACTGAGCGGgttaaattgattttccattcAAGAAAACGTCGAGCGTCgtcgtagcagcagcagctctagCTTGCGTTGCTTGCTTGACAAGGGTTTTATGCGTCTACTTCCATTTTGGGGGTGAGTTGGACGGGCGATTATGGTAACTGTTTATGCGAACGGAACGAATAAAACATTTCACGGTACAGTTGTCTGTAGGTAGAGGGTAGGTTGATTCTACTTTCAAGGCAAGGTTGTTTTTCGTACTAGACTTCAGGAGTTAGATATCTTGGACGAGCATTTTATGctgtaataaaacaattaatattATCTGCATTTTTCGTGTTTGCTGCCTTTGGACATTTGTGTTGCTATGCGAAAAATGGTGTATCGTCTCGATCGTTCAACATTTCATTCCCCATCTTTGCCAATCGATCAATCAAAACGCACAAATTCAATGTAATGGGCACAATTATAATGCACGAAACATGCATTCATTATTAAGAAATGTGTAGGTCTCTGCGCCACGCGCATGAAACACTCGAGCAATGTTGTGGTGGCCATATTGTGCCATTGGAATGAATTGCTTGAGGCACCGGGTACAATTGTCGAAACACACGCATACGTATGCACGATAGGAGAAAAGAGGTTCAAACGTCACGAAtgcaatgaatgaatgaaattttCACGAGTAATGGAAAAATGGCCAtggtcatttttttgtttatttgtttaaataaatatgagCTCTTCCTTTTAAAGCTTcctttttatttgcaaattCATATAAAAGATGTACGATATGAAATATGACTAAAACATGAACATTTAGCACCACAGTAGAGAAACATGTGAATTTGGCGTCGCGCATCAGCTCTTCCGAGCTTGGGAAATCGGAATCGGTCTTCatgaaacatatttttgaAAGTTCGTTAACCCAATTTCTGTGCGTGTGCATTGGAGAGCAACGGATGTCAAGTGAATGTTGATTTATCACCAAAATTGCTTCCGATAAAGTGAAACGAATCAAGGAAGTGGACGGAGCAACAGAGCGACCGGCTGGCTAGACAGGCGATGCATGATGGAGTGTCATTATAAATCTTGCTGGAACAATCAATTTTATGTTCGATGTTGAAGCGTATAAAAGTTTGGGCGgttctttaattttattactaAATGCAGTCCATGGTGGGGTTTGTACTTGCGAAAGAGATCATTGTACGGGTGagaatttttttgttagtgaAATGCGCAATATATTGAGTACATGATAGAAAATGTGGGTGCTTATTGATTGATAGATGATAACATATCAACCTGCTGGGACACTAATGGACAGTATCGTAGTGCACTATCAGAAACAACACTATCAGCTGCTGCTTTGAGAAACTAATTACGAACAAGACGTGTGACAAATGAATAATTGATGTTCCGATCGTTAACTATCCTCAAAACAGAACCCATGTTGGTGTGCGTACAAATGTGTAAAATATCTAATTAGAATAGTGCTACCAGTGTGAATGATTTGCGAAAACGGTAAAAAGCCACACGAAGCCCCGTTTAGCTGCGATTGTACTGCGTAAATAATGACCGATCGCTGCCAGCCCAATGAATTGGCACCGACTTAGTGACAAACTTTCTCCGCTCAAAATGATGACTACCACGAAGAAAGTCGACTACCTGTCGACGACACCGACATCGGCAACGACACCGTCGTCCACCAGCCAACCGGACAGTCTGGATCTGGACTACGATATGTGGCAGGGTCAGTTTGAGTTCGTTGGTCCCACCGTGGTCGTGCCGATCAACGCTCTAaatggtagcagcagcaccagcacgtCGCTCGACAAGCAGTCGCGCACGTCTTCATCTAGTCTAGAAGATTTACGCTTAAACGGGTACATCCCACCCGATCAGCCGGTGCTGATCGACGAGGAAACGTTCCTCAGCCTGCATCCAAATGACTTCCCGTCGTCCGGCCCGCAGTCGGGCTTCTTCCTGGACGATTACGGTAGCCCAAACCAAAGCGGAAACGCGCACGAGCCGCCGTACCAgctgaacaacaacagcctTACCGCGAACGGTAATGTGAgcggcagcggcggcggcatACTCAACATCAAAAtgctcaacaacaaaacgaacaaCCTCATCAGCACGGGTACGATCGAGGAGAAAAACGCCAAAAATAACCTAATCAACAACAATCTGAAGCTGATCAACGATAATCCGGAGCTGAGCAATAAGTACATTTTAAAGTCGAGCAACAGTAGCAGTAAAATGAGCGACCTAATCAAGACCGACCTATGTGATAATTTAAACGAACAAGTAAGTAGCGTCACACCGTACAGTAAGGCACTgattttggagcaaaaaagaaagaattgttGCGTTATTTTTGGCAACCGTGTTCGCCAAATACGCTCCTTAAATATGACGTCTATCGGTTGCGAATATAGTCGCTATTTTTGCAACATATTAGGTAAAGGTCTTCAACCTCAGGCAATTAGGTCTGGGAGTTTGCGTACATCATCCAATGGCAAATGATTCATCATCAGTTTGGTGTGGTTTAGTAGGGCATTGTTGTTCGAGTACTAAATTTAATTCCCTCTAACgacattgtttgttttatgataCATTTGCAGCTTGAAATACTACAACGGCAAGTCACCAATCTGGCAGACACCCAGAGCAATGTGGACGATCGGACGAGTAGAACCAAAACGGAATACGCCGTTCTTCAGGCTCGTTACCACATGCTGGAAGAACAGTTGAGAGAGGTAAGTTTAAAGTGTGATTTAATGTGAAAATGGTTGGAGTTGGAGTCgtccaaaatttaaaaaatcttcaatGCTTTATCTTCAAACTCAATTCATTTTGAGTTATGTTTGGAAATGTTGTTTCGGCAATATGTCTTCTATTAAAGATGAGATCTTTCTTACACAATACAGCACTGATTGCCTTAAGACTTCGGTTTAACAACGATATGTggatgttttaattaaaattcaaagcaaatgtAAATGAACATCAAATTATGGGCAGGAGGAAATGACGTAGAGTAATGAAAGCAGTAAACAGCAAGAGCcacaggaaggaaagaaatgttCATAATAGGTAAAAATGCTTAACTGCTGCCCATCagagaaaattaaataaagctATGGATTACCAATTCACCGCCTCAGCCCTTTTCGGCGATGAGGGGTTTGAACATGAACCATACCAGCGCCTTGAGGCCGCCTTCTGCTGCTAATAAACGTGTTAATAAAGGAGAGGagcaaaattaaattgaatattCATAGATCGTTGTGTAAGATTCACTTGTCGTTTGCAATGCACGGCAGCATAATATTGTTTGTGTTACGTATGTTATTGCAGTGATTGTGTGTTGATATTGCTGAAGTTCATTGACATAGGcgtgtagagtttttttttattatatattATTCATTTGCTCACCCTACACAAATGGCCACAGCGTAACAACAAAATTGATTGTCCGTCAATGGTTGCCTCTTTCCGTCCGTTCTGGTAAATGGGTATGGTGGTGAAGGGAACTACCCAAAACCGTTTGAGCCATTCTACTGCTCGATTGCGCTCGTTTGTCGCATGAATGGTCATACCGATCGGCCGGAAACGGATGGCCCCACCCAAGGGCGAGCTCCCGTCCATTCATTCGGGCAAGGGTTTCGACGAGCACGGGGCCATTGCATTGTAAATCTGTTTTGCCATGCATTAACCATTAACTTCGCTATTGCAGACTGAGCTACGAGCGGAAGAACGATTGGCCGAAGAACAAAAGCGTCACCGGGAGCTGTTGGCCCGTGTCGAGCGGGAGGCAAAGCTGCAGAATGAAAACTGCCAGATCCGGATACGCACGATGGAGATGGAGGTGACCGGCCTGCGCGAGGAGATTCAGCGATTGCGTTTGCAAAGCGACAAACAAGCGGCCGATCTGCATGCGACCGAGGAGAAGCTGGAGAAGGCCCGCGACTCGCTGATGATCTCGCAGCAGGATCTCGTGGAGGCAAGATCGGAAGAGAAAAAGTAAGTGAGGTTGATTTGTTGGGTTAGCTGATAAGCAAGCATGCTGCTGCAACGGGCTGCTGTTTCGATGAATGTTGTGtgctgatttgttttttttttcatttgcaggCATAGAGCAGATAAGCAGGCTGCCGAGGAATTGATGGTAGAACTGGGCAAAGAGTGCGAACGGCTGCGGTCCGAGCGTGGCCCCGCGCTACCCACGACATCGCCCGAATCGCTCCGACTGGAGGAGCTGCATCAGGAAATGGACGAGCTGCGTCAGAAGAATAAGTCCCTCGAAGAGGCGAACGAAGAACTGCAAGCAATGATGCTTACCCGCAGCATCGAGGAAGGTCGCAATCTCCTGAACGGCACCTCAAACAGTTTGGCACAAGAGCTGGAAGCCATGAGCCAGAATCAGGTAATGCACCGGACGCGAACACCATCTCACTCACAGATTAAGTTGCTTCGAGCGGGACGGGATGGGACAGAAAAGTTTGCTTTTCTACGTCAAGTAAGGATGGTTCAGGGgagtttcgttttcgttcctCTATGTTGCATCACGTTACATCTTGAACCTTATCACCTAGAGCTTAAATTAGTTTAGATATCACCGCATCGTGATGGTGGGATAGCGTGTGCCTGCGTCATACCGCAAGCTATCCTGCTAGCGATGTCGCGTTTCGCTCACCGGAACCGAATATCCGTCTGTTGTACGTCGTCGGTCAggtccaccacacacacacacacacacacagccgtcttcttgtttgtttcgttccaTTTTGTCACGCttctgttcttcttcttctttttgcccCCTTCACAGGATACCGTTGATTCGACCACTTTAGCGTCATTAACACAGGTTAGTTTGACGGTAATGTGATGGCGTAtacttttctctttttcgttTGCTCTCCCCTGCTCCTCTGCTAACGTTCTGCGATTGTTGGGAATCTTGAATTCTTACTTATCAAATTTGGCACTACATCGAATTGTCTccggtggttttttttcggaccGTTTTGGTTTCCCTTTGTAATACTAACATCTCTTCTTAGTAGCTTTGGGACTGGTTGTGGTGTAATTGTTTGCTGCAGATTTAACATTCTAATATGATATTAAAACTTGTATAATGGTTGTTATAAACTAAAAACGATGGGTTTCTTCCTTTTAATCTTACTCTATACATCAAATAAGAGGGGTTtcttcatttaaatttcactgGAACtcttacaggggttttcattTGATAATGTAACATTGATTCTTTTTGTAAGCTCTTTACaggaaatggtaaacaaaatTAGTTGTCATGGGAATGGCTTCAGATGATGGGCGAATCaattaccttttattgtgaaggttaccagatgatattgtaaatGCAGCCAATGATATTGTACACTTCCAGCGCTCGACTAAGTGAATAATCTACAAGTATAAACGTGGGCTGTGAAATTGCCACAAAGTTATGTTCATTGTGATGGAAAAGTGATAAACAAGTATCGCTTACTGAATTAGTGAATATCCAAAAACTGGTTCCTTACGTAAAATTACAATTCTTACGCAAccgattttttatttacagcTCAATCTCACATCCCGCGTTTATACCTGTTAGTCACGCACTTACCAGAACGCTGACAGGCCGTGTACAATATCATTGGTTAcaattaca from Anopheles stephensi strain Indian chromosome 2, UCI_ANSTEP_V1.0, whole genome shotgun sequence includes the following:
- the LOC118503717 gene encoding rab11 family-interacting protein 4B isoform X14, translated to MDNLYKLMVYNNARNSSGKRQLGSNALANHLYRSSSFNSSGRSSNCDTAEDMYSDVSLEDVQDINHKLEILQRQVTNLADTQSNVDDRTSRTKTEYAVLQARYHMLEEQLRETELRAEERLAEEQKRHRELLARVEREAKLQNENCQIRIRTMEMEVTGLREEIQRLRLQSDKQAADLHATEEKLEKARDSLMISQQDLVEARSEEKKHRADKQAAEELMVELGKECERLRSERGPALPTTSPESLRLEELHQEMDELRQKNKSLEEANEELQAMMLTRSIEEGRNLLNGTSNSLAQELEAMSQNQDTVDSTTLASLTQLQVAFQEKEDENRRLKHYIDTMLLNVVENYPQLLEVKAA
- the LOC118503717 gene encoding rab11 family-interacting protein 4B isoform X18, encoding MDNLYKLMVYNNARNSSGKRQLGSNALAKSSSFNSSGRSSNCDTAEDMYSDVSLEDVQDINHKLEILQRQVTNLADTQSNVDDRTSRTKTEYAVLQARYHMLEEQLRETELRAEERLAEEQKRHRELLARVEREAKLQNENCQIRIRTMEMEVTGLREEIQRLRLQSDKQAADLHATEEKLEKARDSLMISQQDLVEARSEEKKHRADKQAAEELMVELGKECERLRSERGPALPTTSPESLRLEELHQEMDELRQKNKSLEEANEELQAMMLTRSIEEGRNLLNGTSNSLAQELEAMSQNQDTVDSTTLASLTQLQVAFQEKEDENRRLKHYIDTMLLNVVENYPQLLEVKAA
- the LOC118503717 gene encoding rab11 family-interacting protein 4B isoform X13, encoding MMAPSPSKSSKTQHPSFLITTSSVDTSPVPSSPPSTDAPKSQCSSLSDGESFECYGDNDISISEAGGVDLELAPHLNSTTVGHNDNLPNRRWGSMRHSGKRQLGSNALAKSSSFNSSGRSSNCDTAEDMYSDVSLEDVQDINHKLEILQRQVTNLADTQSNVDDRTSRTKTEYAVLQARYHMLEEQLRETELRAEERLAEEQKRHRELLARVEREAKLQNENCQIRIRTMEMEVTGLREEIQRLRLQSDKQAADLHATEEKLEKARDSLMISQQDLVEARSEEKKHRADKQAAEELMVELGKECERLRSERGPALPTTSPESLRLEELHQEMDELRQKNKSLEEANEELQAMMLTRSIEEGRNLLNGTSNSLAQELEAMSQNQDTVDSTTLASLTQLQVAFQEKEDENRRLKHYIDTMLLNVVENYPQLLEVKAA
- the LOC118503717 gene encoding rab11 family-interacting protein 4B isoform X16, with the protein product MFRPSCNQLKISASSSGKRQLGSNALANHLYRSSSFNSSGRSSNCDTAEDMYSDVSLEDVQDINHKLEILQRQVTNLADTQSNVDDRTSRTKTEYAVLQARYHMLEEQLRETELRAEERLAEEQKRHRELLARVEREAKLQNENCQIRIRTMEMEVTGLREEIQRLRLQSDKQAADLHATEEKLEKARDSLMISQQDLVEARSEEKKHRADKQAAEELMVELGKECERLRSERGPALPTTSPESLRLEELHQEMDELRQKNKSLEEANEELQAMMLTRSIEEGRNLLNGTSNSLAQELEAMSQNQDTVDSTTLASLTQLQVAFQEKEDENRRLKHYIDTMLLNVVENYPQLLEVKAA